From Streptomyces sp. NBC_00683, one genomic window encodes:
- a CDS encoding DUF485 domain-containing protein, translating to MRPPRPPRQRPQPPPYPGEYLLPWQSSSPQPPPRWPAPATTPVPAPGHHGDLRRLRTAYRVLRRVATLTALGYFTLFLLLSGYAPGLMTDPVGDGGLTTGLLLGLCQLPVTLVAIAVYEWTARRTVDPLCAGLRNRGAHHDRGDGPTERRRTGAGR from the coding sequence ATGCGCCCTCCCCGGCCACCGCGACAGCGCCCCCAGCCACCCCCGTACCCGGGCGAGTACCTCCTGCCCTGGCAGAGCTCGTCACCGCAGCCACCACCGCGCTGGCCGGCCCCCGCAACCACCCCCGTCCCCGCACCCGGCCACCACGGCGACCTGCGCAGACTGCGCACCGCCTACCGGGTGCTGCGCCGCGTCGCGACACTGACCGCGCTCGGCTACTTCACGCTGTTCCTGCTCCTGTCCGGATACGCACCCGGCCTGATGACCGACCCCGTGGGCGACGGCGGCCTCACGACGGGCCTCCTCCTCGGCCTGTGCCAGCTCCCCGTCACCCTCGTGGCCATCGCCGTGTACGAGTGGACCGCCCGGCGCACCGTCGACCCGCTCTGCGCCGGACTGCGCAACCGGGGCGCCCACCACGACAGGGGCGACGGACCGACCGAACGCCGCCGGACCGGAGCAGGCCGATGA
- a CDS encoding MFS transporter, protein MGGTGSAGGTDSGSAAASGPTGGGAGTGTGPGAGPGTGPGAGYGGTATTASDRGRRPVVAALMLGMALAAIDGTIVATAVPQIVGDLGGFAVFSWLFSGYLLAVTVTLPVYGKLSDTFGRKPVLIAGIILFLAGSVLCAAAWNMAALIAFRVVQGLGGGALQGTVQTIAADLYPLKERPKIQARLSTVWATSAVAGPAIGGLLAAYADWRWIFLINLPVGAIALWLVVRHLHEPARPRPATRPRIDWAGALAVFATGALLLTALVQGGVAWPWLSAPSLGLLGASAAMAVLTVLIERRAAEPVIPGWVWRRRTIASVNLALGAMGLLMVAPTVFLPTYAQSVLGLGPIAAGFVLSVMTLSWPVAAAFSDRVYNRIGFRRTAITGMTGALLILLAFPLLPFPGAPWQPALIMLLLGAALGLFQLPLIVGVQSTVGWSERGTTTASVLFCRQVGQSLGAALFGAVANGVLASRLAAAPVPGLPGDLDAVSHALENPAALSAAATDYLRRAVDTAVDYVFVGAAGAAALALLVLVVVAPRRFPVLEERESPSPEFKD, encoded by the coding sequence GTGGGCGGCACGGGCAGCGCGGGCGGGACGGACAGCGGTTCCGCGGCAGCATCCGGACCTACCGGAGGGGGAGCCGGAACGGGAACGGGCCCCGGGGCAGGGCCGGGTACGGGGCCCGGGGCCGGGTACGGAGGCACCGCCACGACCGCCTCCGACCGCGGCAGGCGCCCCGTGGTCGCCGCACTCATGCTCGGCATGGCGCTCGCCGCCATCGACGGCACCATCGTCGCCACAGCCGTCCCGCAGATCGTCGGCGACCTCGGCGGCTTCGCCGTGTTCTCCTGGCTCTTCTCCGGCTACCTGCTCGCCGTGACCGTCACCCTCCCGGTGTACGGGAAGCTCTCCGACACCTTCGGCCGCAAGCCCGTCCTCATCGCGGGCATCATCCTCTTCCTGGCCGGCTCCGTACTCTGCGCCGCGGCCTGGAACATGGCCGCCCTGATCGCCTTCCGGGTCGTCCAGGGCCTCGGCGGCGGCGCCCTCCAGGGCACGGTGCAGACCATCGCGGCCGACCTCTACCCGCTCAAGGAACGCCCGAAGATCCAGGCGAGGCTGTCCACGGTCTGGGCCACATCGGCCGTCGCGGGCCCGGCGATCGGCGGGCTGCTCGCCGCGTACGCCGACTGGCGCTGGATCTTCCTCATCAATCTGCCGGTCGGCGCGATCGCCCTGTGGCTGGTGGTCCGCCACCTCCACGAACCGGCCCGCCCGCGCCCCGCCACCCGCCCCCGTATCGACTGGGCGGGCGCCCTCGCGGTCTTCGCCACCGGTGCGCTCCTGCTGACCGCGCTCGTCCAGGGCGGGGTCGCCTGGCCGTGGCTCTCCGCCCCCTCGCTCGGGCTCCTGGGTGCGAGCGCGGCCATGGCCGTGCTGACCGTCCTCATCGAGCGGCGCGCCGCGGAACCCGTCATCCCCGGCTGGGTCTGGCGGCGCCGCACCATCGCCTCGGTCAATCTGGCCCTGGGCGCGATGGGCCTGCTGATGGTCGCGCCGACCGTGTTCCTGCCCACGTACGCCCAGTCGGTCCTCGGACTCGGCCCGATCGCCGCCGGGTTCGTCCTCTCCGTCATGACGCTGAGCTGGCCCGTGGCCGCCGCGTTCTCCGACCGCGTCTACAACCGCATCGGCTTCCGCCGCACCGCGATCACCGGGATGACGGGCGCCCTGCTGATCCTGCTCGCCTTCCCCCTGCTGCCCTTCCCCGGCGCTCCGTGGCAGCCCGCCCTGATCATGCTGCTGCTCGGCGCCGCACTGGGCCTCTTCCAACTGCCCCTCATCGTCGGGGTCCAGTCGACGGTCGGCTGGTCCGAGCGCGGCACGACGACCGCGTCCGTCCTGTTCTGCCGCCAGGTCGGCCAGAGCCTGGGCGCCGCGCTCTTCGGCGCCGTCGCCAACGGAGTGCTCGCCTCCCGGCTGGCCGCCGCCCCCGTTCCCGGACTGCCCGGCGACCTGGACGCGGTCTCGCACGCACTGGAGAATCCGGCGGCCCTCTCCGCCGCCGCGACGGACTACCTGCGCCGGGCCGTCGACACAGCCGTCGACTACGTGTTCGTCGGCGCCGCGGGGGCCGCCGCACTCGCCCTGCTGGTGCTCGTCGTCGTCGCCCCACGGCGTTTTCCGGTCCTCGAGGAGCGCGAAAGCCCCTCCCCGGAGTTCAAGGACTAG
- a CDS encoding ABC transporter ATP-binding protein, with translation MTTAVTIPRHGGTGGRTAVAARARQVVKAYGAGETRVVALDHVDVDIARGQFTAIMGPSGSGKSTLMHCLAGLDTVTSGEIHLADIEITKLKDKKLTQLRRDRIGFIFQAFNLLPTLNAIENITLPMDIAGRKPDAAWLQQVVETVGLADRLKHRPTQLSGGQQQRVAVARALAARPDIIFGDEPTGNLDSRAGAEVLSFLRRSVDELGQTIVMVTHDPVAASYADRVLYLADGSIVDEMQNPTADQVLDRMKDFDARGRTS, from the coding sequence GTGACAACGGCTGTAACCATTCCCAGGCACGGGGGCACTGGAGGGCGTACGGCCGTCGCTGCGCGAGCGCGGCAGGTCGTCAAGGCGTACGGCGCGGGGGAGACCCGGGTCGTCGCGCTCGACCATGTCGATGTGGACATCGCACGCGGGCAGTTCACGGCGATCATGGGTCCGTCCGGCTCCGGCAAGTCGACCCTGATGCACTGCCTGGCCGGTCTGGACACCGTGACCTCGGGCGAGATCCACCTCGCCGACATCGAGATCACCAAGCTCAAGGACAAGAAGCTCACCCAGCTGCGCCGGGACCGGATCGGCTTCATCTTCCAGGCGTTCAACCTGCTTCCGACGCTCAACGCGATCGAGAACATCACGCTGCCGATGGACATCGCGGGCCGCAAGCCCGACGCGGCATGGCTGCAGCAGGTCGTCGAGACCGTCGGTCTCGCCGACCGGCTGAAGCACCGGCCGACGCAGCTCTCCGGCGGTCAGCAGCAGCGTGTGGCCGTGGCCCGTGCCCTGGCCGCCCGCCCCGACATCATCTTCGGTGACGAGCCCACCGGGAACCTGGACTCGCGGGCCGGCGCCGAGGTGCTGTCGTTCCTGCGCAGGTCGGTGGACGAGCTGGGCCAGACCATCGTCATGGTCACGCACGACCCGGTGGCCGCGTCCTACGCGGACCGGGTGCTGTACCTCGCGGACGGTTCCATCGTCGACGAGATGCAGAACCCGACGGCCGATCAGGTCCTGGACCGGATGAAGGACTTCGACGCGCGCGGGCGGACCTCATGA